A single Planctomycetota bacterium DNA region contains:
- a CDS encoding VCBS repeat-containing protein, with translation MPRFPVCTAMLLVFPAVGLGIVNPRFTPRHLVDQAGLVLAGPVQPTANPLEWQFAAATQIKGKAAARHVLSLTECSKDHVGDIQQVLKANANGPAILFSGALDGAERAYLHVAGIWLEVRAAGDARWSVAGYAAHMTGTYVGGTDMLIHMARHLLEHPDADVPVTAGVRWLAYARAGNVPGDIAGLAAIEFPALGKVCLFVGSSAGDKLFRAKGDDAIEEITSAARLDTKSRRFAWLDVGGDGLADLVSWDGSTTSVRLVGADGAFRPAAAAPKLGTDCLALAPCSTDGRPGLLVSTSAVPFLVVADAKGEWHQADLTAMAAQEGFGRPSPCVVADLDNDGFADVLQPRETGGVLWRGKAGGFQPPAKCPVATGGGAAAAALGDFNQDGLLDLFLAGTEKNTLWENDGKGGFRDVYAHSGSVSAKCPTGAATVATMDLNHDGRQDICLGYAEGEPLYHWNRGFRSFAQEADVRLPNAEGGALQARAGQRALLAADLNGDGSSDLAVLFTNGDLMVCFTDQIGVPGIRLRLPQGVTGPVTASVWGGDKPRGECFGALPVPGHSPATFLCTRDPGKCMVRFRRRGGLEEAAAVAVEDAWKDFILPEASH, from the coding sequence ATGCCCCGATTCCCTGTCTGCACGGCGATGCTTCTGGTCTTTCCCGCGGTTGGCCTGGGGATCGTCAATCCCAGGTTCACCCCGCGGCACCTTGTGGATCAGGCCGGATTGGTGCTGGCCGGGCCGGTTCAGCCAACCGCCAACCCTCTCGAATGGCAGTTCGCCGCTGCCACGCAGATCAAGGGCAAGGCCGCGGCGCGCCACGTCCTCAGCCTGACAGAGTGCTCGAAGGATCACGTGGGCGACATTCAACAGGTGCTCAAGGCCAACGCCAATGGCCCCGCGATCCTGTTCTCCGGCGCCTTGGACGGGGCGGAACGGGCGTATCTCCACGTCGCCGGCATCTGGCTCGAGGTAAGAGCTGCGGGCGATGCCCGCTGGAGCGTCGCGGGCTACGCCGCCCACATGACCGGCACCTATGTCGGCGGCACCGACATGCTCATCCACATGGCCCGGCACCTCCTCGAACACCCAGACGCCGACGTGCCTGTCACCGCCGGAGTTCGCTGGCTGGCCTACGCCAGGGCAGGAAACGTGCCAGGCGACATCGCCGGCCTGGCCGCCATCGAGTTCCCCGCGCTCGGCAAGGTCTGCCTCTTCGTGGGCTCCTCGGCCGGCGACAAGCTCTTCCGCGCGAAGGGCGACGACGCCATCGAGGAGATCACCTCGGCCGCTAGACTCGACACGAAGTCCCGCCGCTTCGCCTGGCTGGACGTGGGTGGCGATGGCCTGGCCGACCTGGTATCGTGGGACGGTTCGACGACCTCGGTGCGCCTGGTGGGCGCCGATGGCGCGTTCAGGCCCGCGGCCGCCGCGCCGAAGCTGGGCACCGATTGCCTGGCCCTCGCCCCCTGCTCGACCGATGGCCGTCCCGGCCTCCTGGTGAGCACCTCCGCCGTTCCCTTCCTCGTGGTGGCCGACGCCAAGGGCGAATGGCACCAGGCTGACCTCACCGCTATGGCGGCCCAGGAGGGCTTCGGACGGCCCTCCCCGTGCGTCGTCGCCGACCTCGACAATGACGGCTTCGCGGACGTTCTCCAGCCTCGCGAAACCGGAGGCGTCCTCTGGCGCGGCAAGGCCGGCGGCTTCCAGCCTCCTGCCAAGTGCCCTGTCGCCACAGGCGGGGGAGCCGCCGCAGCGGCATTGGGCGACTTCAACCAGGACGGCCTCCTCGACCTCTTCCTCGCCGGCACGGAGAAGAACACCCTTTGGGAGAACGACGGCAAAGGCGGCTTCCGCGACGTCTATGCCCACAGCGGTTCAGTGAGCGCCAAGTGCCCAACCGGGGCCGCCACCGTGGCAACGATGGACCTGAACCACGATGGGCGGCAGGACATCTGCCTGGGCTATGCAGAGGGGGAGCCACTCTACCACTGGAACCGCGGCTTCCGCTCCTTCGCCCAGGAGGCCGACGTGCGGCTGCCGAACGCTGAAGGCGGCGCCCTCCAGGCACGCGCCGGGCAACGTGCCCTGCTCGCCGCTGATCTCAACGGCGACGGCTCCTCCGACCTCGCCGTCCTCTTCACCAACGGCGACCTTATGGTCTGCTTCACTGACCAGATAGGCGTCCCCGGCATTCGCCTGCGGCTGCCTCAGGGCGTGACCGGCCCCGTCACGGCAAGCGTATGGGGCGGCGACAAGCCGCGCGGCGAATGCTTCGGCGCCCTGCCCGTGCCCGGCCACTCTCCCGCCACATTCCTGTGTACCCGTGACCCCGGCAAGTGCATGGTCAGGTTCCGTCGCCGCGGCGGGCTCGAGGAGGCGGCCGCGGTGGCCGTCGAAGACGCGTGGAAGGACTTCATCCTGCCCGAGGCATCCCACTGA
- a CDS encoding TRIC cation channel family protein, which translates to MLTSQFTPPAWLDLGATFVFAVSGAVRGMRRGYDVVGTFALAFAAALGGVLMRDGLFLQQGPPVIATDNRYLLMVALAVGTSVVAGRLVSRLPRVVAITDALGLGIYAVVGMQKSLAAGLALLPVVLVGVVNAVGGGLLRDVLSREEPFLFKPGQFYAATVVVGCAAFLLLAVELGVDARIAAAASVAVTFSLRLLAIRLDWRTRPLGPREDAPGDA; encoded by the coding sequence ATGCTGACCAGCCAGTTCACACCTCCTGCGTGGCTCGACCTCGGCGCGACGTTTGTCTTCGCCGTCAGTGGGGCGGTGCGCGGGATGCGCAGAGGCTATGATGTCGTGGGCACGTTCGCGCTGGCGTTCGCGGCAGCGCTTGGCGGTGTGCTGATGCGAGACGGGCTATTCCTCCAGCAGGGGCCGCCAGTCATCGCCACCGACAACCGCTACCTGCTGATGGTGGCGCTGGCCGTGGGTACGAGTGTCGTGGCGGGGCGGCTCGTGAGCCGGCTGCCCAGAGTGGTGGCTATCACCGATGCGCTGGGGCTCGGCATCTATGCGGTGGTGGGCATGCAGAAGTCCCTCGCGGCGGGGCTGGCGTTGCTGCCCGTGGTCCTGGTCGGCGTGGTGAATGCCGTTGGCGGGGGCCTGCTGCGCGATGTCTTGAGTCGCGAGGAGCCGTTCCTGTTCAAGCCCGGGCAGTTCTACGCTGCCACGGTGGTGGTCGGCTGCGCAGCCTTCTTGCTGCTTGCCGTGGAACTGGGGGTGGACGCCCGCATCGCTGCCGCGGCCAGCGTCGCGGTGACGTTCTCCTTGCGCCTGCTTGCGATCCGTCTTGACTGGCGAACGCGCCCGTTGGGGCCGCGCGAAGACGCGCCGGGCGACGCATGA
- a CDS encoding DUF1501 domain-containing protein: MNEPRDAGTGRLTSGLRASSGTPVSRREALRRGLCGAAGLALAGGMGQSARAAAPQAKAKAVIQIWMWGGPPHTDTFDPKPDAGHDYCGPFTKPIPTKVDGLQINELLPLLADQADKYSVIRSMTHGNNGHETAAYMVQTGRNPGGKVVYPSIGAVVSYFKGYNAGYKGLIPPYIVLTQPQGRFSEAGFLGSRYKPFATGGDPARPVFLVEGVAAPGITKERQKARRDLLHDLDGLGQALKDDPRLESLRKSEEQAYDLILGEAGKVFDLSEEDAELRTRYGRTTFGQSCLVARRLVERGIPYITINYGGWDTHKEHFQAMRRKLPEMDRGMATLLQDLSDRGLLDSTIVWWSGEFGRTPKVDWGSPWNGGRHHFGPVFCAVVAGGGFKGGRVVGASDAKGEQVKDRPVYPWDLLGTVYELLGIDPDATLPHPTGETVHITPRPGEDYKSGGRLKELV, from the coding sequence ATGAATGAGCCAAGGGACGCGGGCACTGGGCGTCTGACCTCGGGACTTCGAGCCTCGAGCGGCACACCGGTCTCACGCCGCGAGGCGTTGCGCCGCGGCCTGTGCGGCGCCGCCGGCCTCGCTCTCGCCGGAGGCATGGGGCAGTCCGCCAGGGCCGCCGCCCCGCAGGCCAAGGCGAAGGCCGTGATCCAGATCTGGATGTGGGGCGGCCCCCCCCACACCGACACCTTCGACCCCAAGCCCGATGCCGGCCACGATTACTGCGGGCCTTTCACCAAGCCGATCCCGACCAAGGTGGACGGGCTTCAGATCAACGAGCTCCTGCCACTGCTCGCCGACCAGGCCGACAAGTACTCCGTCATCCGCAGCATGACCCACGGCAACAACGGCCACGAGACCGCGGCCTACATGGTCCAGACCGGCCGCAACCCGGGCGGCAAAGTGGTGTATCCGAGCATCGGGGCCGTCGTCTCCTACTTCAAGGGCTACAACGCGGGCTACAAGGGCCTCATCCCGCCCTACATCGTGCTCACCCAGCCGCAGGGCCGCTTCTCCGAGGCCGGGTTCCTCGGCTCGCGCTACAAGCCGTTCGCCACGGGCGGCGACCCGGCCCGCCCGGTGTTCCTCGTGGAGGGCGTGGCCGCCCCCGGCATCACCAAGGAGCGCCAGAAGGCGCGCCGCGACCTGCTCCACGACCTCGACGGCCTGGGCCAGGCCCTCAAGGACGACCCGCGCCTCGAATCGCTCCGAAAGTCCGAGGAACAGGCCTACGACCTCATCCTGGGCGAGGCCGGCAAGGTGTTCGACCTGTCGGAGGAGGACGCCGAGCTGCGAACCCGCTACGGCCGCACCACCTTCGGCCAGTCGTGCCTGGTGGCGCGGCGTCTCGTCGAGCGCGGCATCCCCTACATCACCATCAACTACGGCGGCTGGGACACCCACAAGGAGCACTTCCAGGCCATGCGCCGCAAGTTGCCCGAGATGGACCGGGGCATGGCCACACTGCTTCAGGACCTGAGCGACCGCGGCCTGCTCGACAGCACGATCGTGTGGTGGAGCGGCGAATTCGGCCGCACGCCCAAGGTGGACTGGGGTTCGCCCTGGAATGGCGGCCGCCATCACTTCGGCCCGGTCTTCTGCGCTGTCGTCGCCGGCGGCGGCTTCAAGGGCGGGCGCGTCGTCGGCGCCTCCGATGCCAAGGGCGAACAGGTCAAGGACCGGCCCGTCTACCCCTGGGACCTGCTGGGCACGGTCTACGAACTGCTCGGCATTGACCCCGACGCCACGCTGCCGCACCCGACCGGCGAGACGGTGCACATCACGCCGCGGCCGGGCGAGGACTACAAGAGCGGCGGCCGCCTCAAGGAGCTCGTGTAG
- a CDS encoding O-antigen ligase family protein, with protein sequence MGSRLIPIDEVDPPQSRLDAAIHWTLVALLLFLPLAFGTVQAWSEFVYVAGAGVLGLCFALKLLVQRDVAVVRTWAYAPILLTLLLAVVQLIPLPTGLVRVLSPNTAAMKAQLLADLSGEGPRAMALSFYAQATRHDLRLLLAAAVVFAVVLNVYRHPDQIKRLLASAAAIGGGIALLALAQNVFGNGRIYWTYPTYGNVAASGPFVCHSHYGQFMNLSIGAALALLFVRLHESFGHGPVRFPEVVERLSSPELRVVWYLAAMVVLGAATLFLSLTRGGMVSLLIAGGFTGLVTASRRTLRGRGLILTGLALSAFAVVLYIGFDAVYDRLATLRGLHGYGGRWEVVKNLAVSFTRFPLAGTGLGTHQVVYPMFDRSMAPDVASHAENEYAQAAEEMGVLGLGLLLAFLAIVGAAYIRSVRRLRFPIRSAALGLGFGLMAILVHSFSDFGQHLPANHCLAAISCALLLNIARVGHTSRSDEGARTGLTASPILRAVPLLAIAGIWTWSLAGSIAAWRAEERWARVTRLEAALRKKNWQGTNEDYVALLKEAEAAVAAEPDNIEYQYWLGVYRWRSISRITNPKTGEMLVSKRHARRIVAELNQARALCPTYGPAYSTIGQIEKFVLGDPSGADRIRLGHKLAPYNPTACYLAGLVDALEGDHEASLEKFQRCLQAEGGSFRAMADVYLHQVSRPDLAVILAGDDVGRLLYVADALHEMPDQQELATAVREQVSKARAAAVQALKTQCDKPGVSPATLAAVAAIWRQEKNPRAAIECYRRALALDYGQVGWRMELAQLLAEAGHVSEARHEARVCLRLRPQLASAQKLLESLSVLPDAPDSK encoded by the coding sequence ATGGGCAGCCGACTGATCCCCATTGACGAGGTCGATCCCCCCCAGAGTCGGCTCGATGCGGCCATCCACTGGACGCTCGTCGCCTTGCTCCTCTTCCTGCCGCTGGCCTTTGGCACGGTGCAGGCGTGGAGCGAGTTCGTCTATGTCGCCGGCGCCGGCGTCCTCGGCCTCTGCTTCGCGCTGAAGCTGCTCGTCCAGCGCGACGTGGCGGTCGTCCGCACGTGGGCCTACGCTCCCATCCTCCTGACCCTGCTTCTGGCCGTTGTCCAGCTCATTCCGTTGCCCACGGGTCTCGTGCGCGTGCTCTCGCCGAACACGGCCGCCATGAAGGCTCAGCTTCTGGCCGACCTCTCCGGCGAGGGGCCGCGCGCGATGGCCCTCAGCTTCTACGCCCAGGCCACGAGGCACGACCTGCGCCTTCTCCTCGCGGCGGCGGTCGTGTTCGCGGTCGTGCTGAACGTGTATCGGCATCCCGACCAGATCAAGCGGCTCCTGGCCTCGGCGGCGGCCATCGGCGGGGGCATCGCCCTCCTGGCGCTCGCCCAGAACGTGTTCGGCAACGGCCGAATCTATTGGACGTACCCCACCTATGGAAACGTGGCCGCCTCGGGTCCGTTCGTCTGCCATAGCCACTATGGACAGTTCATGAACCTCTCGATCGGCGCCGCCCTCGCCCTCCTGTTCGTCCGACTCCACGAGAGTTTCGGCCACGGCCCGGTCCGCTTCCCCGAGGTCGTCGAGCGCCTGAGCAGCCCCGAGCTACGCGTCGTCTGGTACCTGGCCGCAATGGTGGTGCTGGGCGCGGCCACCCTCTTCCTGTCGCTGACGCGCGGCGGCATGGTCTCCCTGCTCATCGCGGGCGGGTTCACCGGGCTGGTGACGGCCTCGCGGCGGACCCTGAGAGGGCGAGGCCTGATCCTCACGGGGCTCGCCCTCAGTGCCTTCGCCGTGGTGCTCTACATCGGCTTCGACGCCGTCTACGACCGCCTGGCCACCCTGCGTGGGCTGCATGGCTACGGCGGCCGCTGGGAGGTCGTGAAGAACCTCGCGGTCTCCTTCACCCGATTCCCCCTGGCCGGCACGGGGCTGGGAACTCACCAGGTCGTCTACCCCATGTTCGACCGGTCCATGGCCCCCGACGTCGCCTCCCACGCCGAGAACGAGTACGCCCAGGCCGCCGAGGAGATGGGAGTGCTCGGCCTCGGGCTCTTGCTGGCGTTCCTGGCCATCGTGGGGGCGGCCTACATCCGCAGCGTGCGCCGCCTGCGGTTCCCGATCCGCTCGGCGGCCCTGGGCCTCGGCTTCGGGCTGATGGCGATCCTGGTCCACAGCTTCAGCGATTTCGGCCAGCATCTGCCGGCCAACCACTGCCTCGCGGCGATCTCGTGTGCACTCCTGCTCAACATCGCGCGCGTGGGGCACACCAGCCGCTCCGACGAGGGCGCCCGCACGGGTCTGACGGCATCGCCGATCCTTCGCGCCGTGCCTCTCCTCGCGATCGCGGGCATCTGGACGTGGTCCCTCGCGGGTTCGATCGCGGCCTGGCGGGCGGAGGAGCGCTGGGCCAGGGTCACCAGGCTCGAGGCCGCGTTGCGCAAGAAGAACTGGCAGGGAACCAACGAGGACTACGTGGCCCTCCTCAAGGAGGCCGAGGCCGCCGTCGCGGCGGAGCCCGACAACATCGAGTACCAGTACTGGCTCGGCGTCTACCGCTGGCGGTCCATCAGCCGCATCACGAACCCGAAGACGGGCGAGATGCTGGTCAGCAAGAGGCACGCGCGCAGGATTGTGGCGGAACTCAACCAGGCTCGCGCGCTCTGCCCGACCTACGGGCCCGCCTACAGCACGATCGGCCAGATCGAAAAGTTCGTGCTCGGCGACCCTTCGGGCGCCGACCGCATCCGCCTGGGCCACAAGCTTGCCCCCTACAACCCCACCGCGTGTTACCTTGCCGGCCTGGTGGATGCACTCGAGGGCGACCACGAGGCGTCGCTGGAGAAATTCCAGCGCTGCCTCCAGGCCGAGGGCGGATCGTTTCGCGCCATGGCCGACGTCTATCTGCACCAGGTGAGCCGGCCCGACCTCGCCGTGATCCTCGCGGGGGACGACGTGGGGCGCCTGCTCTACGTTGCCGACGCGCTTCACGAGATGCCCGACCAGCAGGAACTGGCCACCGCCGTCCGCGAACAGGTCTCGAAGGCGCGAGCGGCCGCCGTGCAGGCCCTCAAGACGCAGTGCGACAAGCCGGGCGTTTCGCCCGCCACCCTGGCCGCCGTCGCCGCCATCTGGCGGCAGGAGAAGAACCCCCGCGCCGCCATCGAATGCTATCGGCGAGCGCTGGCGCTGGACTACGGCCAGGTGGGCTGGCGCATGGAGCTCGCCCAGCTCCTTGCGGAGGCAGGCCATGTTTCGGAAGCCAGGCACGAGGCCCGCGTGTGCCTGCGGCTCAGGCCGCAACTGGCCAGCGCCCAGAAGCTGCTCGAAAGCCTGAGCGTCCTTCCCGACGCGCCGGACAGCAAGTAG
- a CDS encoding nucleotidyltransferase family protein, whose protein sequence is MPETPPYSREAELLLCCARTRLEPGVAGRLTALVAEGIHWPRLVALAHSNGVALLLHRSLAAACIHAVPEAILGELAAHCRANMLRSLLMTAELLRLLELFAAHAIRAVPFKGPVLAAVAYGDVGLREFYDLDLLVRRRDLKPARRLLVEQGFHAYRWNLEQPGTGLTVELHRWDPPPLDPSGEGTGRLEPGPPAMVRLLDAAVPSLGPEETLLALCLHGSKHCWDRLLWVCDVAQFVSAQPRVHWPAVVAAAARTGSRRRLLWGLLLARDLLGLAVPEPVLAPAAHDPQLHALVAEAKRRILWAGEEPFGHVEQWATQRRMLERRRDRLRFYLGLLCEGLRPNRTDRLVVPLPGCLHPLYYVIHPIRVIVTYGPRAVRRLLKRTP, encoded by the coding sequence ATGCCCGAAACCCCACCCTACAGCCGCGAGGCGGAGCTCCTGCTCTGTTGCGCACGCACCCGCCTTGAGCCTGGCGTGGCGGGCAGGCTCACGGCCCTGGTCGCAGAGGGAATCCACTGGCCGCGGCTGGTGGCCCTGGCCCACTCGAACGGGGTGGCCCTGCTCCTGCACCGCAGCCTGGCGGCCGCCTGCATCCACGCCGTGCCCGAAGCCATCCTCGGGGAGCTCGCTGCCCATTGCCGGGCCAACATGCTTCGCAGCCTGCTCATGACAGCCGAACTGCTGAGACTCCTGGAACTGTTCGCCGCGCACGCGATACGCGCGGTGCCCTTCAAAGGCCCCGTGCTGGCCGCCGTGGCCTACGGGGACGTCGGCCTGCGCGAGTTCTACGATCTGGACCTCCTGGTCCGCAGGCGCGATCTGAAGCCCGCCCGACGGCTGCTGGTGGAACAGGGCTTCCACGCCTACCGATGGAACCTCGAGCAACCCGGCACCGGGCTGACCGTGGAGTTGCACCGATGGGACCCTCCGCCCCTCGACCCGTCTGGCGAGGGCACGGGCCGCCTCGAACCGGGCCCACCGGCCATGGTGCGTCTGCTGGACGCGGCTGTGCCCTCCCTCGGCCCCGAGGAGACGCTTCTCGCCCTCTGCCTGCACGGCTCGAAGCACTGCTGGGACCGCCTCCTCTGGGTGTGCGATGTCGCGCAGTTCGTGTCCGCGCAACCCCGAGTCCATTGGCCGGCCGTCGTCGCGGCGGCCGCGCGGACAGGAAGCAGGCGAAGGCTTCTCTGGGGTCTCCTCCTGGCCAGGGATCTGCTGGGCCTGGCCGTGCCGGAGCCCGTCCTGGCGCCCGCGGCGCACGACCCTCAGCTCCACGCCCTGGTCGCCGAAGCCAAGCGCCGCATCCTGTGGGCAGGGGAGGAACCCTTCGGCCATGTCGAGCAATGGGCCACTCAGCGGCGCATGCTGGAGCGGCGGCGCGACCGGCTGCGCTTCTACCTCGGCCTCCTGTGCGAGGGTCTCAGGCCGAACAGGACCGATCGCCTTGTCGTGCCGCTGCCCGGGTGCCTGCACCCGCTCTACTACGTGATCCATCCCATCCGTGTGATCGTGACCTACGGCCCGCGGGCCGTGAGGCGCCTCCTCAAGCGCACCCCATGA
- a CDS encoding PPC domain-containing protein, whose amino-acid sequence MKRVATRLLGPPLALWLAALGAAPSGIAGEQGPHLGYIYPAGAQQGTTAEITIGGQNLAGAREVRLTGGGAQATFVRYVRAMSQGVINDLQDKLAEAADLQRRRQAATDEGDTELVSKLGLLIAKTIDEFELMATKAGVEDPSPRGFAELRRKLSDPKRQLNPQLAESVVVRITLAPSAEPGERELRLCGPAGASNPLFFHVSQCREYLEKEPNDRTPDGDALTVKVDDIDFPNLGELPVVLNGQILPGDVDRFRFEIKKGTRLVAAVSARSLIPYLADAVPGWFQATLRLCDAKGNELAFSDDFRFQPDPLIYYEIPQTGLYILEIHDAIYRGREDFVYRISVGQLPFVTGIFPLGGQAGAKTAASVEGWNLPVSTLTLQPEGKAPGVLPVSVAAGKHVSNPVPFAIGTLPECAEAEPNDDPQKAQPLTLPVIVNGRVASPGDRDVFRFEGKEGDEVVAEVEARRLGSPLDSQLKLTDTTGKIIAFNDDFEDRGTGLNTHHADSFLRAKLPAAGVYFVHLADTQNKGGAAYAYRLRISPPRPDFALRIVPSCINARPGATVAIAVYALRRDGFTGEIALKAQQAPQGLALAGARIPAGEDDVRLTLLAPPVPQSGPVRFSLEGRATIQGTEVSRVAVPAEDMMQAFAYHHLVPSRDGLLVVAGSPASAPPLTRLGDEPLKLALGGTAEVRFAVAKGARAPEMQVELDDPPKGIAIQKISAEDQAVIVVFSADAKDAKPGQKGNLILNAAREFTPEAREGAPAPTRQRTSLGLLPALPFEIGPAPPPAPAATPEKPKAN is encoded by the coding sequence ATGAAGCGCGTCGCGACCCGCCTGCTCGGCCCGCCGCTGGCCCTGTGGCTGGCCGCCCTCGGAGCCGCGCCCTCGGGCATCGCGGGCGAGCAGGGGCCCCACCTCGGTTACATCTATCCGGCGGGCGCCCAGCAGGGCACCACCGCCGAGATCACGATCGGCGGGCAGAACCTCGCCGGCGCGCGAGAGGTGCGCCTCACGGGCGGCGGCGCCCAGGCCACCTTCGTGCGGTACGTGCGCGCCATGTCGCAGGGGGTGATCAACGACCTCCAGGACAAGCTCGCCGAGGCCGCGGACCTCCAGCGGCGCCGCCAGGCCGCCACGGATGAGGGAGACACGGAACTGGTGAGCAAGCTCGGCCTGCTCATCGCCAAGACGATTGACGAGTTCGAGCTGATGGCCACCAAGGCCGGGGTCGAAGACCCGAGCCCCCGAGGCTTCGCCGAGCTGCGGCGCAAGCTCTCCGACCCCAAGAGACAGCTCAACCCCCAACTGGCCGAGTCCGTGGTCGTCCGCATCACCCTGGCGCCCTCCGCCGAGCCCGGCGAGCGCGAGTTGCGCCTGTGCGGGCCCGCGGGCGCCTCCAACCCGCTCTTCTTCCACGTGAGCCAGTGCCGCGAGTACCTCGAGAAGGAGCCCAACGACCGGACGCCCGACGGCGACGCCTTGACTGTCAAGGTGGACGACATAGACTTCCCGAACCTGGGCGAGCTGCCGGTGGTGCTGAACGGCCAGATCCTGCCGGGCGACGTGGACCGCTTCCGCTTCGAGATCAAGAAGGGCACGCGCCTGGTGGCCGCCGTGAGCGCCCGCAGCCTCATCCCCTACCTGGCCGACGCCGTGCCGGGCTGGTTCCAGGCCACCCTGAGGCTCTGCGACGCCAAGGGCAACGAGCTGGCGTTCTCCGACGACTTCCGGTTCCAGCCGGACCCGCTCATCTACTACGAGATTCCCCAGACAGGGCTCTACATTCTGGAGATCCACGACGCCATCTACCGCGGCCGCGAGGACTTCGTCTACCGCATCTCCGTGGGCCAGTTGCCCTTCGTCACCGGCATCTTCCCCCTGGGCGGGCAGGCCGGAGCCAAGACCGCGGCCAGCGTCGAGGGCTGGAACCTCCCGGTCAGCACGCTCACGCTCCAGCCCGAGGGCAAGGCGCCCGGCGTGCTCCCCGTCTCGGTCGCCGCCGGCAAGCATGTCTCGAACCCAGTGCCCTTCGCAATCGGCACCCTGCCGGAATGCGCCGAGGCCGAGCCGAACGACGACCCACAGAAGGCCCAGCCGCTCACCCTGCCCGTCATCGTGAACGGGCGCGTCGCGAGCCCCGGCGACCGCGACGTCTTCCGCTTCGAGGGCAAGGAGGGCGACGAGGTCGTCGCCGAGGTCGAGGCCCGACGGCTGGGTTCCCCTCTGGACTCGCAGCTCAAGCTCACCGACACCACGGGGAAGATCATCGCCTTCAACGACGACTTCGAAGACCGGGGCACCGGGCTCAACACGCACCATGCGGACTCGTTTCTGCGCGCCAAGCTGCCCGCGGCTGGCGTGTATTTCGTGCATCTCGCCGACACGCAGAACAAGGGCGGCGCCGCCTATGCCTACCGCCTGAGGATCAGCCCCCCACGGCCGGACTTCGCGCTGCGGATCGTGCCGTCCTGTATCAACGCCCGCCCCGGCGCCACGGTGGCCATTGCCGTGTATGCCCTGCGACGGGATGGCTTCACGGGGGAGATCGCGCTGAAGGCCCAGCAGGCGCCCCAGGGGCTCGCGTTGGCCGGCGCGCGAATCCCGGCCGGCGAGGACGACGTGCGGCTGACGCTCCTCGCCCCGCCCGTCCCACAGAGCGGGCCGGTCCGTTTCAGCCTCGAGGGGCGCGCCACGATCCAGGGGACGGAAGTCTCCCGCGTGGCCGTTCCCGCCGAGGACATGATGCAGGCGTTCGCCTACCATCACCTCGTGCCCAGCAGGGACGGCCTCCTTGTGGTCGCGGGGTCGCCGGCATCCGCCCCGCCGCTGACGCGGCTTGGCGACGAGCCCCTGAAGCTCGCGCTGGGCGGCACAGCAGAGGTCCGCTTTGCCGTGGCCAAGGGCGCGCGGGCGCCGGAGATGCAGGTGGAGCTGGATGATCCCCCGAAAGGGATCGCCATCCAGAAGATTTCGGCCGAGGATCAGGCCGTGATCGTGGTGTTCAGCGCCGACGCCAAGGATGCCAAGCCCGGCCAGAAGGGCAACCTCATCCTCAACGCGGCCCGGGAGTTCACCCCCGAGGCAAGAGAGGGTGCGCCTGCCCCCACGCGGCAGCGGACCTCGCTCGGCCTGCTGCCTGCCCTGCCCTTCGAGATCGGCCCCGCGCCCCCTCCCGCTCCCGCTGCCACGCCGGAGAAGCCGAAGGCCAACTGA
- a CDS encoding zinc ribbon domain-containing protein, translated as MAMPMYEFLCEDCNRVFDFLARTPEASKRKPACPKCGGKRMTRLVSLFAAGRKHAERPRAAESPAPDAADDLSPAQEARMERTMAELERDMESIDENDPRQLAAVMRRLSDASGESLEPEMDEMIRRLEAGEDPEKVEEEMQDAFGEEGPGGAGGAPSHDDGLYDL; from the coding sequence ATGGCGATGCCGATGTATGAGTTCCTGTGTGAGGACTGCAATCGGGTCTTCGACTTCCTCGCGCGCACGCCCGAAGCATCGAAGCGCAAACCGGCGTGCCCCAAGTGCGGCGGCAAGAGGATGACCCGGCTCGTCTCCCTGTTCGCGGCCGGGCGCAAACACGCCGAGCGTCCCAGGGCAGCAGAATCCCCCGCGCCCGATGCGGCCGACGACCTGAGCCCGGCGCAGGAAGCGCGCATGGAACGCACGATGGCCGAACTGGAGCGCGACATGGAGTCCATTGACGAAAACGACCCGCGGCAGTTGGCCGCCGTCATGCGGCGGCTGTCCGACGCCAGCGGCGAGAGCCTGGAGCCGGAGATGGACGAGATGATCCGCCGCCTCGAGGCGGGCGAGGACCCCGAGAAGGTCGAGGAGGAGATGCAGGACGCCTTTGGCGAGGAAGGCCCCGGCGGCGCAGGCGGCGCGCCGAGCCACGACGACGGCCTCTACGACCTGTAG